A stretch of DNA from Candidatus Pantoea bituminis:
CACTGGCGTGACAACCCGAACACCAGCGGTGCGTTCACTCCGGTCCTCTCGTACTAGGAGCAACCCCCTCAGTTTTCCAGCGCCCACGGCAGATAGGGACCGAACTGTCTCACGACGTTCTAAACCCAGCTCGCGTACCACTTTAAACGGCGAACAGCCGTACCCTTGGGACCTACTTCAGCCCCAGGATGTGATGAGCCGACATCGAGGTGCCAAACACCGCCGTCGATATGAACTCTTGGGCGGTATCAGCCTGTTATCCCCGGAGTACCTTTTATCCGTTGAGCGATGGCCCTTCCATTCAGAACCACCGGATCACTATGACCTGCTTTCGCACCTGCTCGAGCCGTCACTCTCGCAGTCAAGCCAGCTTATGCCATTGCACTAACCTCACGATGTCCGACCGTGATTAGCTGACCTTCGTGCTCCTCCGTTACTCTTTAGGAGGAGACCGCCCCAGTCAAACTACCCACCAGACACTGTCCGCAGCCCGGATTACGGGCCTACGTTAGAACATCAAGCATTAAAGGGTGGTATTTCAAGGTTGGCTCCACGCGGACTGGCGTCCACGCTTCAAAGCCTCCCACCTATCCTACACATCAAGGCTCAAGGTTCAGTGTCAAGCTGTAGTAAAGGTTCACGGGGTCTTTCCGTCTTGCCGCGGGTACACTGCATCTTCACAGCGAGTTCAATTTCACTGAGTCTCGGGTGGAGACAGCCTGGCCATCATTACGCCATTCGTGCAGGTCGGAACTTACCCGACAAGGAATTTCGCTACCTTAGGACCGTTATAGTTACGGCCGCCGTTTACCGGGGCTTCGATCAAGAGCTTCTCCTTGCGGATAACCCCATCAATTAACCTTCCGGCACCGGGCAGGCGTCACACCGTATACGTCCACTTTCGTGTTTGCACAGTGCTGTGTTTTTAATAAACAGTTGCAGCCAGCTGGTATCTTCGACTGGCTTCAGCTCCGGGAGCAAGTCCCTTCACCTACGCGCCAGCGTGCCTTCTCCCGAAGTTACGGCACCATTTTGCCTAGTTCCTTCACCCGAGTTCTCTCAAGCGCCTTGGTATTCTCTACCTGACCACCTGTGTCGGTTTGGGGTACGATTTTGTGTTACCTGATGCTTAGAGGCTTTTCCTGGAAGCAGGGTATCAGTTACTTCAGCACCGTAGTGCCTCGTCATCACGCCTCAGCCTTGAGGCCGTCCGGATTTACCTGGACTGCCAGCCTACACGCTTAAACCGGGACAACCGTCGCCCGGCTAACCTAACCTTCTCCGTCCCCCCTTCGCAGTAACACCAAGTACAGGAATATTAACCTGTTTCCCATCGACTACGCCTTTCGGCCTCGCCTTAGGGGTCGACTCACCCTGCTCCGATTAACGTTGAACAGGAACCCTTGGTCTTCCGGCGAGCGGGCTTTTCACCCGCTTTATCGTTACTTATGTCAGCATTCGCACTTCTGATACCTCCAGCAGACCTCACAGTCCACCTTCGACGGCTTACAGAACGCTCCCCTACCCAACAGCGCTTGCGCGCCGCTGCCGCAGCTTCGGTGCATGGTTTAGCCCCGTTACATCTTCCGCGCAGGCCGACTCGACCAGTGAGCTATTACGCTTTCTTTAAATGATGGCTGCTTCTAAGCCAACATCCTGGCTGTCTGTGCCTTCCCACATCGTTTCCCACTTAACCATGACTTTGGGACCTTAGCTGGCGGTCTGGGTTGTTTCCCTCTTCACGACGGACGTTAGCACCCGCCGTGTGTCTCCCGTGATAACATTCTCCGGTATTCGTAGTTTGCATCGGGTTGGTAAGCCGGGATGGCCCCCTAGCCGAAACAGTGCTCTACCCCCGGAGATGAGTTCACGAGGCGCTACCTAAATAGCTTTCGGGGAGAACCAGCTATCTCCCGGTTTGATTGGCCTTTCACCCCCAGCCACAAGTCATCCGCTAATTTTTCAACATTAGTCGGTTCGGTCCTCCAGTTAGTGTTACCCAACCTTCAACCTGCCCATGGCTAGATCACCGGGTTTCGGGTCTATACCCTGCAACTTAACGCCCAGTTAAGACTCGGTTTCCCTGCGGCTCCCCTATACGGTTAACCTTGCTACAGAATATAAGTCGCTGACCCATTATACAAAAGGTACGCAGTCACCCCATAAAGAGGCTCCCACTGCTTGTACGTACACGGTTTCAGGTTCTGTTTCACTCCCTCGCCGGGGTTCTTTTCGCCTTTCCCTCACGGTACTGGTTCACTATCGGTCAGTCAGGAGTATTTAGCCTTGGAGGATGGTCCCCCCATATTCAGACAGGATACCACGTGTCCCGCCTTACTCATCGAGCTCACAGCTTGTGCACTTTTGTGTACGGGACTATCACCCTGTACCGTCGGACTTTCCAGACCGTTCCACTAATGCACAAGCTGATTCAGGCTCTGGGCTGCTCCCCGTTCGCTCGCCGCTACTGGGGGAATCTCGGTTGATTTCTTTTCCTCTGGGTACTTAGATGTTTCAGTTCCCCAGGTTCGCCTCGCAACACTATGTATTCATGTTGCGATGATGCACTGAGTGCACCGGGTTTCCCCATTCGGACATCGACGGCTGTAGCGGTTCATATCACCTTACCGTCGCTTTACGCAGATTAGCACGTCCTTCATCGCCTCTGACTGCCAGGGCATCCACCGTGTACGCTTAGTCGCTTAACCTCACAACCCACAGGCGTTTTGCAACGCTGCGTGCTGTAAGCATTTGAGAGACTCGAACGCGTCGCCTGTGCACCCCTTATTACGGAGGGATGCGGCGCGCGTCGTTTCAATTTTCAGCTTGTTCCGGATTGTTAAAGAGCAATATCTCAAACACGGCTGAAAAGCCGGCTTTGAGATATTTTGTGGAGACACCTTTCACCTGTCACCAAGCAAGTGGCGTCCCCTAGGGGATTCGAACCCCTGTTACCGCCGTGAAAGGGCAGTGTCCTAACCGCTAGACGAAGGGGACACAAAGGTGTGTCACGACTTCGCAGCCGTCTTGCTCATTACTTTTCTATCAGACAATCTGTGTGAGCACTTCGCGGGAAGGTATCTTCAGGTAAGGAGGTGATCCAACCGCAGGTTCCCCTACGGTTACCTTGTTACGACTTCACCCCAGTCATGAATCACAAAGTGGTAAGCGCCCTCCCGAAGGTTAAGCTACCTACTTCTTTTGCAACCCACTCCCATGGTGTGACGGGCGGTGTGTACAAGGCCCGGGAACGTATTCACCGTGGCATTCTGATCCACGATTACTAGCGATTCCGACTTCACGGAGTCGAGTTGCAGACTCCGATCCGGACTACGACGCACTTTGTGAGGTCCGCTTGCTCTCGCGAGGTCGCTTCTCTTTGTATGCGCCATTGTAGCACGTGTGTAGCCCTACTCGTAAGGGCCATGATGACTTGACGTCATCCCCACCTTCCTCCGGTTTATCACCGGCAGTCTCCTTTGAGTTCCCGACCGAATCGCTGGCAACAAAGGATAAGGGTTGCGCTCGTTGCGGGACTTAACCCAACATTTCACAACACGAGCTGACGACAGCCATGCAGCACCTGTCTCAGAGTTCCCGAAGGCACCAAAGCATCTCTGCTAAGTTCTCTGGATGTCAAGAGTAGGTAAGGTTCTTCGCGTTGCATCGAATTAAACCACATGCTCCACCGCTTGTGCGGGCCCCCGTCAATTCATTTGAGTTTTAACCTTGCGGCCGTACTCCCCAGGCGGTCGACTTAACGCGTTAGCTCCGGAAGCCACGCCTCAAGGGCACAACCTCCAAGTCGACATCGTTTACGGCGTGGACTACCAGGGTATCTAATCCTGTTTGCTCCCCACGCTTTCGCACCTGAGCGTCAGTCTTCGTCCAGGGGGCCGCCTTCGCCACCGGTATTCCTCCAGATCTCTACGCATTTCACCGCTACACCTGGAATTCTACCCCCTCTACGAGACTCAAGCCTGCCAGTTTCAAATGCAGTTCCCGGGTTGAGCCCGGGGATTTCACATCTGACTTAACAGACCGCCTGCGTGCGCTTTACGCCCAGTAATTCCGATTAACGCTTGCACCCTCCGTATTACCGCGGCTGCTGGCACGGAGTTAGCCGGTGCTTCTTCTGCGGGTAACGTCAATCGACGCGGTTATTAACCGCATCGCCTTCCTCCCCGCTGAAAGTACTTTACAACCCGAAGGCCTTCTTCATACACGCGGCATGGCTGCATCAGGCTTGCGCCCATTGTGCAATATTCCCCACTGCTGCCTCCCGTAGGAGTCTGGACCGTGTCTCAGTTCCAGTGTGGCTGGTCATCCTCTCAGACCAGCTAGGGATCGTCGCCTAGGTGGGCCATTACCCCGCCTACTAGCTAATCCCATCTGGGCACATCCGATGGTGTGAGGCCCGAAGGTCCCCCACTTTGGTCTTGCGACGTTATGCGGTATTAGCTACCGTTTCCAGTAGTTATCCCCCTCCATCGGGCAGTTTCCCAGACATTACTCACCCGTCCGCCACTCGTCACCCAAAGAGCAAGCTCTCCTGTGCTACCGTCCGACTTGCATGTGTTAGGCCTGCCGCCAGCGTTCAATCTGAGCCATGATCAAACTCTTCAATTTAAGTTTGATTTGCTTAAACAAGTTAAGCGGTGCTCATCTGTAAAACGTCATAATGAATTTCATTATGTGTTCACTCGTGAGGCTTGATATTTTTTACGTCCGGAGACGCTGATATCCATCCTGCGAGTGCCCACACAGATTGTCTGATAAATTGTTAAAGAGCAGTGCGAACAGCGGCTTAGCCGGTCTGTCGCGAGGTGGCGTATATTACGCTTCTCTCCTTCAGAGTCAACCTCTTTTTCAGAAGTTTTTCTCCGGCGACGCAGTTTCCTGTGTCTCCTGAACCGCCATCCCGTTGCCGGTTTGCCGTGTCAGTGGAGGCGCATTATAGGGAGTTCTTCCGGGCTGACAAGAGTTTATTTCAAATAAATTATCGTTCGATTTAATTTTCAACAAATCGTGTTTTTTTAACTCGTCTTGCCTGGTAAACGTGCAAATTCTTGGGCGAAATGCGTCACTTGTTGCCAGTCGGTGTATTCAACTTCTTTACTTGAATCAGTTTCGCCACCGGTCATTCGCATAATAAGCTGAATCATAATGCGATCGAACCAGCGGTAACGCGGATAACGTAACGCGCCAGCAAACACAGCACAGCAATCTGGTTGCCAAGGAGACTGATTAAGAAACTTAGCGGTATACGCATTTGTTTCAGGCGAGCGTTTCTCTGGTTTGCGCGCAGTTAGGTTTACGGAGAAGAAGCCACTGGAACGTTGCTGTAGCTCACGCTGATGGCGCTTAACAAACTCTGCTACTGCCGGATGAAAATGCCCATAGCGAATTGAGGCCCCAATCAGCACGCGATCATACTGTGTCCATTCCACATTGGTCGTATCCAAAATATTCAGCACATCGCATGCCTGCTTCCCTTCCAGCTCTTTCGCTATAGAAGAAGCGATGAGTTGCGTTTGCCCATCACGGCTGGAAAAAGAATCAGTGCTTTCATTGTTAGTATCCTTATTTATTACTCACGCCAGAAAGTTGGCGTAAACAGCACCAACAGCGTGAATACTTCGAGACGACCAAACAGCATCGTGGAGATCAAAATCCATTTAGCCACATCATTCATTGAGGTGAAGTTATCTGCCACCACCCCCAAGCCCGGGCCTAGATTATTCAGCGTTGCGGCGACTGCCGCAAATGCTGAGAAGTCGTCTACGCCTGTGGCGATAATTGCTAGCATGCTGATCAGGAACACCAGCGCATACGCAGAAAAGAATCCCCAAACCGCTTCAAGAATACGTTCCGGCAACGCGCGGTTACCTAGCTTGATGGTATAAACCGCATTGGGATGGACGAGACGCTTCAATTCGCGATTGCCCTGCTTACACAGCAACAGGATACGAATGACCTTTAACCCACCGCCCGTTGAGCCCGCACAGCCACCGATAAAAGCAGAGCAAAGCAGCAGCACCGGTAAAAACAGTGGCCACCGCGCAATGCTATCAGTAGTAAAGCCAGCAGTTGTCGCCATAGAAACGACCTGAAAGAAAGCCTGGTTCAACGTTTGCCAGCCGCTGGCATAAACATTATGAAACCACAGCACCAGCGTACAAATCATAACCAACGTGAGCTGCACACCAATAAACATGCGAAATTCAGGGTCACGCCAGTAAACACGTAAGTTGCGTCCACTTAGCAGTGAAAAGTGCAAACCATAATTACAGCCTGAGATCAGCAAAAATACCGCCACGATAGTGTTGATAGTTCCACTATTAAAGTAACCGAGGCTGGCATCATGAGTAGAAAAGCCGCCGATAGCGATGGTCGAAAAACTGTGGCCTATAGCATCAAATACGGGCATACCCGCCAGCCAAAGCGCGATTGCGCAGGCAATAGTTAATAACACATAGATTAACCACAACGTTTTGGCCGTTTCAGCGATACGTGGCCGCATTTTGTTATCTTTCAGCGGACCGGGCATTTCAGCACGATATAACTGCATTCCGCCCACGCCCAAAATAGGCAGAATCGCCACGGCTAAAACAATGATTCCCATCCCGCCAAGCCATTGCAGCATTTGGCGATAGAAGAGAATCGCTTTAGGAAGAGAATCTAATCCCACCAGCGTGGTTGCGCCGGTAGTGGTCAATCCAGAGAAGGATTCAAAGAACGCATCAGTAATAGAAAGATGGGGTTGCTCGGCAAAAATGAACGGCATCGCACCCACGCTGCCCAGCACTGTCCAAAACAGCACCACAATTAGAAACCCTTCGCGCGGTTTTAGCTCGGTCTTCTGTTTGCGGTTTGGCCACCACAGCAGTGAACCAATAACTAATGCCATCATAAACGTCTGACTAAAAGCACGACCGGCACCGTCGCGATAGATCAGCGCGACCAAACCTGGCAAGATCATCGTGACCGAAAAGAGGATCACCAGCAGACCGACAATGCGGGTAATGGCGCGAAAATGCATTCAGCCGTTCCTTTAAAAAGAGAGTAAACAGATCAAGGTGTGAGCGAGAAAAGCGTCAACGCGCCTCGACTAAAGTCTGACAGATTTTGTCTGAATCCATCAATTTGTCCATAAGGTAAGGCCAGCGTCAGGGAAATGCGATCTTGATAATGACTCTCTGCGATCTTGCCCTCAAAGCGAAGCAACAGACGTTCAATATCACTGAGTTGTGCGTAATCACACTGAAGCGAAAAGAGTTTCATTGGCACCTTTAGGGTGCGCGTCAGCTGTTTCAAACCTTGCTGTACGCCGCCGCCATAGGCTTTTACTAATCCACCAGTACCCAACATAATGCCGCCGTAATAGCGCACCACGACGGCAGTAATTTCACCGATGTTTGCACCCATCAGCTGTGCCAGCATCGGTTTACCCGCCGTTCCGGAAGGCTCGCCATCATCGGAGAAACCCAGCTGCTGCGAGTCACTGGGAGCACCAGCAACCCAAGCCCAACAATGATGACGCGCACCGGGATGTTCATTTCTGACCTGCTGAACAAAGGCACGTGCCGCTTCTACCCCGTCGGTATGAGCTAACAGAGTAATAAAGCGGCTTTTTTTAATCGTCTCCTCACTGACGCTTAACGCGTCAGCGGGAATGTCGAAGGCGTTCATCAGGCAAGATTCAAATCGCGCGTCATGTTTTCAATACGATTGGCATGAATCACTACATTATCTTCGATGCGCACGCCCCCAAACGGCTTCAGCGCATCAATGGTTTGCCAGTTAATGTGCTGGCTAAACTTACCGGCACGCAACGAAGCAAGCAGAGAGTCAATGATATAGAAACCCGGCTCAATAGTGATCACCATGCCCGGCTCCAGCACGCGAGTACAACGGAGATAAGGATATTGCGAAGGTGCTGCAAGATGAGTGCCGTGATCATCCTGCATAAAACCAGCCACATCATGCACCTGTAATCCCAGCGGATGGCCCAAGCCGTGCGGCATAAATGGCCCAGTAATATCTTCAGCCACCAGCGCTTCTTCACTGAGCCCCTGAACTAAATCGAACTTCAGCAGCAGTTTGGCAATACGCTGGTGCATTTGCAGATGGTAGTCGGTATAACGCACACCTGCTTTCAAAGTAGCAATCAGCGCCAGTTCTTCTGCATTCATCGCTTCTACTAAGCTGGCATAGAGCGATCCGCTTTGCGCTGCATAGCTACGGGTTAGATCAGCAGCGTAACCAAGATATTCAGCGCCAGCATCAATCAGAAAGCTGTGGCGTTTCGCCGGTGGTTGATGATCCAACTTGGTGTAATGCAACACCGCAGCATGTTCATTTAAGGCGATAATATTACCGTAAGGCACATCGGTATCGCGATGGCCCGTTGCCGTCAGGTAAGACTGATTGATGTCAAACTCGCTGAGACCAGCAGAAAAGGCTTCTTTTGCCGCACGATGCCCCGCAATCGCCACTTTTTGCGCCTGACGCATGCAGGCCAACTCATATTCGGTTTTGATGCTGCGATGATAATGCAGGAAATCGATCACCGCTTTAGGGTTCACATTGCCCGAAGAAATACCCAACTGTCCAGCTCGCTCAATAACCGGGCCGATATACGCAACGTTATCGCGCTGCGCGGGCAGCAGTTGTCCAATCTCATCCGCTTTTTTCAGACCAATAACTTCAACGTCATCAGTCCAAAAACTGTTCGGCAGCGGCTCGACGTTGTGCCAGTAATCAACCGGAGAATAAAACCAGAGCTTGGGTTTATTTACGCCATCAATCCAAAGCCAACAGTTAGGAACTTGAGTGACAGGAACCCAGGCTTTGAACTGTGGATTCACTTTGAAGGGATAACTGTGATCATCCAGAAATACCGTCAGCAATTCGCCGGAGTGAATCAGCATTGCATCAAGCTTATTGTGCGCCAGCACCTGCTGTGCCCGTTTTTGCAACGTAGCGATATGCGCGTGATACAGGGTTTTCAGTGAATCCATGGCCGTTTCTCCAGAGTCGCGAAATCGCCGCAGTTTAGCACAGCCGCAAAGTGGATGCCGTGTTCCGGGAGGTTGTGATCTTGTTAGCAAATACCTGAAGAGCCGTTTGCAAAAAATTAACATCACTCCCACACTCACGATCATCTGGTATGACCAGATCACCTTTCGTGGTTTCAGGAGACGCACATGCTCTACCAAGGCGCAAATCTTTCTCTTCACTGGCTGGACGACGGCATCGCCGAGCTGGTTTTTGATGCACCCGGTTCGGTAAATAAACTCGACACAAAAACGGTGGCAAGTTTGGGCGAAGCCATCGCCGTACTGGAACAGCAACCAACTTTACGTGGTCTGGTGCTGAGCTCGGCTAAACCAGCGTTTATTGTGGGCGCAGATATCACGGAATTCCTGTCACTATTTGATGCGCCGACCGAAAAGCTCAGCCAGTGGCTAACTTTTGCAAACAGTATATTTAATCGGCTCGAGGATTTGCCGGTTCCAACCATTGCCGCTATTGACGGTTACGCCTTAGGTGGCGGCTGTGAATGTATTCTGGCCACCGATCTCCGTGTCGCCACGCCCACCGCACGTATTGGCTTACCCGAAACCAAACTGGGCATCATGCCAGGTTTTGGCGGTAGCGTACGTTTACCCCGCTTGCTCGGTGCCGACAGCGCCTTAGAAATTATTGCGGCAGGTAAAGATGTTGATGGTTTGAGCGCACTGAAACTCGGTTTAGTGGACGCGGTGGTTGAAAGCGACAAGCTGCGCCAGGCTGCAATCACTATGGTCAAAGAGGCAGCGGTGAATAATAGCTGGCGTCAACGCCGCGCGCCAAAGCTGGCCCCTTGAAACTCAGCCCGATTGAAGCAGCGATGAGTTTCACTATTGCCAAAAGCATGGTGATGCAAACTGCCGGAAAACATTATCCTGCACCGCTGACTGCAGTTAAAACCATTGAAGCCGCTGCTGCGCTGGATCGTAACGATGCGCTAAAGCTGGAAACGGCTGCGTTTGTACCGCTGGCGCAATCGGATGAAGCTCGTGCTTTAGTCGGTATCTTCCTTAACGATCAATATGTCAAAGCGTTGGCAAAAAAACGCAGTAGTGAAAGCGGTACGCCATCACAGGCTGCGGTTCTGGGCGCTGGCATTATGGGTGGCGGCATCAGCTACCAGTCAGCGTGGAAAGGCGTGCCGGTTAAAATGAAAGACATCAATCCGCAGGCGCTAACACTTGGCATGAATGAAGCCAGCAAGTTGCTTAATAAGCTGCTGGAGCGCGGAAAAATAGATGGCAGCAAGCTGGCGAGCGTCATTGCTACCATCCAACCGACATTGGATTACTCTGGCTTTGAGCAGGCCGATATCGTGGTGGAAGCCGTGGTAGAAAATCCGCTGGTTAAAGCTAAGGTACTGGCTGAAACGGAACTTCATTTGCGTCAGGACGCCATTCTGGCCTCAAACACCTCCACCATCCCTATCAGCCAACTGGCACAAGCGCTGCAACGTCCCGGGAATTTCTGCGGGATGCACTTCTTTAATCCCGTGCCGCGTATGCCACTGGTTGAAGTCGTGCGTGGTGAGAAAACCAGCGAAGCGACGATCGGTAAAGTGGTGGCCTGGGCCAGCAAAATGGGTAAAACGCCGATTGTGGTAAATGATTGCCCCGGTTTTTTCGTCAACCGCGTATTGTTCCCCTACTTCGCCGCTTTTAGCTTGCTGCTACGCGATGGAGCGGACTTCCGTCACATTGATAAAGTCATGGAAAAACAGTTCGGTTGGCCGATGGGCCCAGCGTGGCTGCTGGATGTGGTCGGCATTGATACTGCACATCATGCGCAAAGCGTTATGGCCGATGGTTTTCCACAGCGCATGAAGAAAAATTATCGTGATGCCATCGATGCCCTGTTTGATGCCAATCGTTACGGCCAAAAGAACGGCAAAGGTTTCTGGCATTGGGAAGAAGATAAGAAAGGAAAGCTGAAAAAAGTGGCAGATGCGGAAGTGGATACGCTGCTGCAACAGGTTTGCCAGCCGAAACGCGAATTCACGGATGAAGAGATTCTTAACCGCATGATGCTGCCGATGCTGAACGAAGTGGTGCGCTGCCTGGAAGAACAGATTGTCGCTTCACCTGCCGAAGCGGATATGGCC
This window harbors:
- the trkH gene encoding Trk system potassium transporter TrkH, which encodes MHFRAITRIVGLLVILFSVTMILPGLVALIYRDGAGRAFSQTFMMALVIGSLLWWPNRKQKTELKPREGFLIVVLFWTVLGSVGAMPFIFAEQPHLSITDAFFESFSGLTTTGATTLVGLDSLPKAILFYRQMLQWLGGMGIIVLAVAILPILGVGGMQLYRAEMPGPLKDNKMRPRIAETAKTLWLIYVLLTIACAIALWLAGMPVFDAIGHSFSTIAIGGFSTHDASLGYFNSGTINTIVAVFLLISGCNYGLHFSLLSGRNLRVYWRDPEFRMFIGVQLTLVMICTLVLWFHNVYASGWQTLNQAFFQVVSMATTAGFTTDSIARWPLFLPVLLLCSAFIGGCAGSTGGGLKVIRILLLCKQGNRELKRLVHPNAVYTIKLGNRALPERILEAVWGFFSAYALVFLISMLAIIATGVDDFSAFAAVAATLNNLGPGLGVVADNFTSMNDVAKWILISTMLFGRLEVFTLLVLFTPTFWRE
- a CDS encoding IMPACT family protein, which produces MNAFDIPADALSVSEETIKKSRFITLLAHTDGVEAARAFVQQVRNEHPGARHHCWAWVAGAPSDSQQLGFSDDGEPSGTAGKPMLAQLMGANIGEITAVVVRYYGGIMLGTGGLVKAYGGGVQQGLKQLTRTLKVPMKLFSLQCDYAQLSDIERLLLRFEGKIAESHYQDRISLTLALPYGQIDGFRQNLSDFSRGALTLFSLTP
- the pepQ gene encoding Xaa-Pro dipeptidase, which codes for MDSLKTLYHAHIATLQKRAQQVLAHNKLDAMLIHSGELLTVFLDDHSYPFKVNPQFKAWVPVTQVPNCWLWIDGVNKPKLWFYSPVDYWHNVEPLPNSFWTDDVEVIGLKKADEIGQLLPAQRDNVAYIGPVIERAGQLGISSGNVNPKAVIDFLHYHRSIKTEYELACMRQAQKVAIAGHRAAKEAFSAGLSEFDINQSYLTATGHRDTDVPYGNIIALNEHAAVLHYTKLDHQPPAKRHSFLIDAGAEYLGYAADLTRSYAAQSGSLYASLVEAMNAEELALIATLKAGVRYTDYHLQMHQRIAKLLLKFDLVQGLSEEALVAEDITGPFMPHGLGHPLGLQVHDVAGFMQDDHGTHLAAPSQYPYLRCTRVLEPGMVITIEPGFYIIDSLLASLRAGKFSQHINWQTIDALKPFGGVRIEDNVVIHANRIENMTRDLNLA